A portion of the Deinococcus peraridilitoris DSM 19664 genome contains these proteins:
- a CDS encoding flavin reductase family protein, with product MEFDFRQLAPNDRYKLITGVIVPRPIAWVTTLNPDGGVNAAPFSYFNMMGSDPAILALGVGDRASAPKDTAANIRREREFVVNLVTLELADAMNLTASDFAQGESELAAAGLAAAPSSQVRTPRIAQSPVQLECREAMTLELGRTRIVLGEVLALHIRDDLMLDPARFHVDSASLHLIGRMGGRGGYARTTDLFEMPRLTLTQARKAQQKP from the coding sequence ATGGAGTTCGACTTTCGCCAACTCGCGCCCAATGACCGCTACAAGCTCATCACCGGCGTGATCGTGCCGCGCCCGATCGCCTGGGTCACGACCCTCAATCCGGATGGCGGGGTCAACGCCGCCCCCTTCAGCTACTTCAACATGATGGGCAGCGACCCGGCCATTCTGGCCCTGGGTGTGGGTGACCGCGCGAGCGCGCCCAAGGACACTGCCGCCAACATCCGCCGTGAACGCGAGTTCGTGGTGAATCTGGTGACGCTGGAACTCGCGGACGCCATGAACCTCACGGCCAGCGACTTCGCGCAGGGGGAAAGCGAACTGGCGGCAGCCGGGCTGGCCGCCGCGCCCTCGTCGCAGGTCCGTACCCCGCGTATCGCGCAGTCCCCCGTGCAGCTCGAATGCCGTGAGGCGATGACCCTCGAACTGGGACGTACCCGCATCGTGTTGGGAGAGGTGCTGGCGCTGCACATTCGCGATGACCTGATGCTCGACCCGGCCAGATTCCACGTGGACAGCGCCTCGCTGCACCTGATCGGTCGCATGGGCGGGCGCGGCGGCTACGCACGCACGACCGATCTGTTCGAAATGCCGCGTCTGACCCTGACGCAGGCGCGAAAAGCGCAACAGAAGCCCTGA
- a CDS encoding PAS domain S-box protein has product MTEASPSDPQPPRQVPEQQISHALMQAARALVVLTDAAGHIVRFNQACVRFTGIAEAHAVGRYVWELLPPESIPSAQAFFQGVAEERLPRESELVLTRHDGQKRTIAWSNTPLLDEQQHWQFVLSVGVDVTVERILTSDLQENTSQLEQLRDHHALIELSQDAITALEPDGTVRHWNPAAARLYGWTSEEARGLNLYDLLHTVFPVSRQDMLHTVRRHGHWEGELLHTTRAGAKVTTLSRLVLHVDNAGKPTSLLEVGSDVTSLKQAEQERERLLEQLSMERRHFEAVLQQLPVGIMLVDLSSRRISFTNARFEQLIGQEVQPGAPITPVLQRLLHGNDRPLKASSPLVQALQGAPGAANQDLFVQHPDGRRLHVWASAAPIHNRLDVPVAAVFTLDHADDRWQQALSSNAQDGLPAEDSVTPQVFVRKLGRSLAALGSSPLEGRLVALLLLSTAPMSMSQAAQALSVTKGALSKVVHEMQQRGDLLVTRHFSTREHSLALAHQMYLRDLMERRDLSAGVASLAYAFLRDNPDLDPEVAVRVRDLADIRAQHALNIAKLLQVRQDAQRREREQHLRDNWDAVPPKSGDHTKST; this is encoded by the coding sequence ATGACCGAGGCCTCCCCGTCCGATCCCCAGCCCCCCAGGCAGGTGCCTGAACAGCAAATCAGTCACGCGCTCATGCAGGCCGCCCGTGCCCTGGTGGTCCTCACGGACGCGGCAGGCCACATCGTGCGCTTCAATCAGGCCTGCGTGCGCTTCACCGGCATCGCCGAAGCGCACGCGGTGGGACGGTACGTCTGGGAGCTGCTGCCCCCCGAATCCATACCAAGCGCGCAGGCTTTTTTTCAGGGAGTGGCCGAAGAGCGCCTGCCGCGCGAGAGTGAGCTGGTCCTCACGCGCCATGATGGCCAGAAACGCACCATCGCCTGGTCCAATACACCGCTGCTCGATGAACAGCAGCACTGGCAGTTCGTTCTCTCGGTTGGGGTGGACGTCACGGTCGAACGTATCCTGACCAGCGACCTGCAGGAAAACACATCGCAGCTGGAACAGCTGCGTGACCATCACGCCCTGATCGAGCTTTCGCAGGACGCCATCACGGCCCTTGAGCCCGACGGCACGGTTCGTCACTGGAATCCGGCGGCAGCGCGCCTGTATGGCTGGACGAGCGAAGAAGCGCGTGGGCTGAATCTGTACGACCTGCTGCACACCGTCTTTCCGGTCTCACGCCAGGACATGCTGCACACCGTTCGGCGCCACGGTCACTGGGAAGGCGAACTGCTTCATACCACCCGGGCCGGAGCAAAAGTGACCACCCTCAGCCGCCTCGTTCTCCACGTCGACAACGCGGGTAAACCCACCAGCTTGCTGGAAGTGGGCAGTGACGTCACCTCCCTCAAGCAAGCGGAGCAGGAACGTGAACGGCTCCTCGAGCAGCTTTCGATGGAGCGGCGCCATTTCGAGGCGGTGCTGCAGCAGCTCCCCGTTGGCATCATGCTGGTCGACCTCTCCAGCAGACGTATCTCATTCACCAACGCCCGCTTCGAGCAGCTGATCGGTCAGGAAGTTCAGCCGGGCGCCCCGATCACACCGGTACTGCAGAGGCTCCTTCACGGCAACGACCGCCCACTCAAGGCATCCTCTCCATTGGTTCAGGCATTGCAGGGCGCGCCGGGTGCCGCCAATCAGGACCTTTTCGTGCAGCACCCGGATGGTCGGCGGCTGCACGTCTGGGCGAGCGCAGCCCCGATCCACAACCGCCTGGACGTGCCCGTCGCGGCTGTTTTCACCCTCGATCACGCTGACGACCGCTGGCAGCAGGCCCTGAGCAGCAATGCACAGGACGGCCTTCCCGCCGAGGACAGCGTCACACCGCAGGTGTTCGTTCGCAAGCTCGGGCGCAGCCTGGCGGCGCTGGGCAGCTCACCACTCGAAGGCCGCCTGGTGGCCCTGCTGCTGCTGAGCACTGCGCCAATGTCGATGTCGCAGGCTGCACAGGCCCTCAGCGTGACCAAAGGCGCCCTTTCCAAGGTCGTGCATGAGATGCAGCAGCGCGGCGACCTGCTGGTGACCCGGCACTTCTCCACGCGCGAGCATTCCCTGGCCCTGGCCCACCAGATGTATCTGCGTGACCTGATGGAGCGGCGGGACCTCAGTGCGGGAGTGGCGTCGCTCGCCTACGCCTTCTTGCGCGACAACCCGGACCTTGATCCGGAAGTCGCTGTCCGCGTGCGGGACCTAGCCGACATTCGCGCCCAGCACGCCCTCAACATCGCGAAGCTGCTGCAGGTCCGGCAGGATGCCCAGCGCCGCGAGCGTGAGCAGCATCTGCGAGACAACTGGGACGCCGTGCCTCCCAAGTCGGGTGACCACACAAAATCGACCTAG
- a CDS encoding response regulator — protein sequence MTHRIPSASLVSLPHSLNAFNDIPHILIIDDNPLDTELAQLVLMALEPDARITVLHSPLDALDYLAFEGAYAQRERVQPDLVLLDINMPCIHGFEVLATLRADPQTRHLNIVLCSTSDDADDMRVGRELGANGYLVKPPCLDSFEAILKPVLQAWTSQAG from the coding sequence ATGACGCACCGTATCCCCTCTGCCAGCCTTGTTTCGCTGCCCCATTCCCTGAACGCGTTCAATGACATCCCACACATCCTGATCATCGACGACAACCCGCTCGACACTGAACTGGCACAACTGGTGTTGATGGCGCTGGAGCCCGACGCCAGAATCACGGTGCTGCACAGCCCGCTGGACGCGCTGGACTACCTGGCCTTCGAGGGAGCGTACGCGCAGCGTGAGCGAGTTCAGCCGGATCTGGTGCTGCTCGACATCAACATGCCCTGCATCCATGGCTTCGAGGTGCTCGCGACCCTGCGTGCCGATCCGCAGACCCGCCATCTGAACATCGTCTTGTGCAGCACCAGCGACGATGCCGACGATATGCGTGTCGGTCGTGAGCTTGGCGCCAACGGCTACCTCGTGAAACCACCCTGCCTCGATTCCTTCGAAGCCATCCTGAAGCCGGTACTGCAGGCCTGGACCTCGCAGGCCGGATAA
- a CDS encoding DUF6463 family protein, whose product MNALRDAGFWFRFLAVLHGAVGLAVYPGPLVDLLRAGLWNSVDGSTPRQAAFWFLMFAPMLYLIGLLATQARARTGVYPRALIGTVLAVCLIGTVLMPVSGFPLGLLVCVLARHHTDRRRSAGVRAP is encoded by the coding sequence GTGAACGCCCTGCGGGACGCCGGATTCTGGTTTCGCTTCCTTGCCGTCTTGCATGGCGCCGTGGGTCTGGCAGTGTACCCGGGACCGCTGGTCGACCTGTTGCGCGCCGGCCTGTGGAACAGCGTGGACGGCAGCACGCCCCGCCAAGCCGCGTTCTGGTTCCTGATGTTCGCGCCGATGCTGTACCTGATCGGCCTGCTGGCCACGCAGGCGCGCGCCCGCACGGGCGTTTATCCGCGCGCGCTGATCGGGACGGTTCTGGCCGTCTGCCTGATCGGGACGGTCCTCATGCCCGTCTCCGGTTTTCCGTTGGGGCTGCTGGTGTGCGTGCTCGCACGGCACCACACAGACCGACGCAGGTCAGCAGGAGTTCGCGCTCCCTGA
- a CDS encoding DUF2867 domain-containing protein: protein MTYPRALQDAIRTASYVEEKQVRSTSNLPDFLASLLGYAPPWLRALYRVRVVFLGVLGHRTTGIPDFTRAPRLVPMQSGERVSFFEVEAAHADLYWVAVAREAHLSARLAVLREPATHDEAVFRVITVVHLHNAVGRVYFTTILPFHHLVISAMMRFAANRRVRS, encoded by the coding sequence ATGACCTATCCAAGGGCGCTTCAGGACGCCATCCGCACGGCATCCTACGTCGAAGAAAAACAGGTCCGGTCCACCAGCAACCTGCCCGACTTCCTGGCAAGCCTGCTCGGTTACGCGCCGCCCTGGTTGCGCGCCCTGTACCGCGTGCGGGTGGTGTTTCTGGGGGTGCTGGGCCACCGGACCACGGGCATTCCGGATTTTACGCGTGCACCACGTCTCGTGCCGATGCAAAGCGGAGAACGCGTGTCGTTTTTCGAGGTCGAAGCCGCACATGCAGATCTCTACTGGGTGGCGGTGGCCCGCGAAGCCCACCTCAGCGCGCGCCTCGCGGTACTGCGTGAGCCCGCTACGCACGACGAAGCCGTCTTCCGGGTGATCACGGTCGTGCACCTGCACAATGCCGTGGGCCGCGTGTACTTCACGACCATCCTGCCTTTTCATCATCTGGTGATCAGCGCCATGATGCGCTTTGCCGCGAACCGTCGGGTAAGGTCGTGA
- a CDS encoding TetR/AcrR family transcriptional regulator, which yields MNRSTPEQWLSAALELVVHEGASALTVEKLTSYVGRTKGSFYHHFQNLTAFKAALLEHIEEVGYRSVTRLADEALDPHERFARLADEVASGSPAFETALRGWASYDAEVASLLERMDDERLTYLQRLLSEVTGDSERGAQLARLTYAVYLGALQLRPAVSSSELRAMLAELQHLMSSEQDSP from the coding sequence ATGAATCGCAGCACCCCCGAGCAGTGGCTCTCGGCGGCACTGGAACTCGTGGTACACGAAGGTGCCTCTGCGCTGACCGTTGAAAAGCTCACTTCGTACGTCGGGCGGACCAAAGGTTCCTTCTACCATCACTTTCAGAACCTCACGGCGTTCAAGGCCGCCCTTCTGGAGCACATCGAGGAAGTCGGCTACCGCTCGGTGACGCGTCTCGCCGACGAAGCCCTCGATCCCCACGAGCGCTTTGCCCGCCTTGCGGACGAGGTGGCCAGCGGATCACCGGCATTCGAGACGGCCTTACGTGGCTGGGCCAGCTACGACGCCGAAGTGGCATCGCTGCTCGAGCGGATGGACGACGAAAGACTCACGTACCTGCAGCGCCTGCTGAGTGAGGTTACCGGCGACTCCGAACGCGGAGCGCAGCTCGCACGCCTCACCTACGCCGTGTATCTGGGCGCACTGCAGCTGCGGCCCGCCGTCAGCTCCTCGGAATTGCGCGCCATGCTGGCCGAACTCCAACACCTCATGTCTTCAGAACAGGACTCCCCATGA
- a CDS encoding CAP domain-containing protein, which produces MNYHERSMPVTRFVLASLCLLTACAPRSARAPIAPPVGQAAMPPAAGHVEQSAGNPPSVPLLPEPPVMPTVALPTPLIGAAYIMARLNDLRQAGVHCPSGPRTSVPAVRFQVLLTEAARAQAAFMANSGRITHVGPDNSAPRERVARLGVNAAYVSEVIYLQRGGQEEDALRWWLNSSVHCNVLTDPRYAHVGASVTPGAFGTAFVVVLSGP; this is translated from the coding sequence GTGAACTACCATGAACGCAGCATGCCCGTGACGCGTTTTGTGCTGGCCTCACTCTGTCTGCTGACCGCCTGCGCGCCCCGCAGCGCGCGCGCACCCATCGCTCCACCCGTCGGTCAGGCGGCCATGCCCCCGGCTGCCGGCCATGTGGAGCAAAGTGCAGGAAATCCGCCTTCCGTGCCGCTGCTGCCGGAACCGCCCGTCATGCCGACGGTCGCCCTGCCTACCCCGCTGATCGGTGCGGCGTACATCATGGCGCGGCTGAACGACCTGCGTCAGGCGGGCGTCCATTGCCCCAGCGGTCCACGGACGAGCGTGCCGGCCGTTCGCTTTCAGGTGCTGCTCACCGAGGCCGCGCGGGCACAAGCTGCGTTCATGGCGAATTCCGGTCGCATCACGCACGTGGGTCCTGACAACTCGGCGCCCCGAGAGCGTGTCGCTCGCCTTGGAGTGAACGCTGCCTACGTCTCCGAGGTCATCTACCTGCAGCGAGGCGGACAGGAAGAAGACGCGCTGCGCTGGTGGCTCAATTCGAGCGTGCACTGCAACGTCCTGACCGACCCTCGTTACGCCCATGTCGGAGCCAGTGTCACACCCGGTGCGTTCGGTACGGCGTTCGTCGTGGTACTGAGTGGACCTTGA
- a CDS encoding NAD(P)-dependent oxidoreductase yields the protein MDEYRRPRDEGGSPTAPHPSQTAPGNALFAEVYPPMSAHEAVVEANRCLYCYDAPCLQACPTHIDIPTFIRKIATGNLRGSARTILEANFLGGTCGRVCPVEELCEGACVLGKDHEPIAIGRLQRHAVDYVQERGIEVFQAGARNGRRVAVVGSGPAGISCSAELAKLGYEVTLLEKRELGGGLSTYGIIVLREPIEVALREVESLRHLGVEVRTGSEITSRVDLEALLASYDAVFLAVGLGAVPAMGIPGEEYIVDGLQFIEDGKLDIDALQVGRQVAVIGAGNTAVDAATIARRKGAQTTMVYRRGESEMTAYQHEFLFALREGIRYEFFTQPIGVEVQGGQVTGLKCIRVELGEVDASGRPAPVLVAGSEFVLPCDQVIKAIGQEKPSLAQTLGLDTEKGYIKVGDDLRTSIARVYAGGDCVRAKGTASTVMAVEDGKIAARSIHAALQDQTLQDQILQDQAAHAQTITIAPEAPHG from the coding sequence ATGGACGAATACCGCCGGCCCAGAGACGAGGGTGGATCGCCGACCGCCCCCCACCCCAGCCAGACCGCTCCGGGAAATGCGCTCTTCGCGGAAGTCTATCCGCCCATGAGTGCCCACGAGGCCGTCGTCGAGGCAAACCGCTGCCTGTACTGCTACGACGCGCCCTGCCTGCAGGCCTGCCCGACCCACATCGACATTCCGACCTTCATCCGCAAGATCGCTACCGGTAATCTGCGCGGCAGCGCCCGCACCATCCTGGAAGCCAACTTCCTGGGTGGCACCTGCGGACGCGTCTGCCCCGTCGAGGAACTCTGTGAAGGGGCCTGCGTCCTGGGCAAGGACCACGAACCCATCGCCATCGGGCGCCTGCAGCGGCACGCCGTCGATTACGTACAGGAACGCGGCATCGAGGTCTTTCAGGCAGGTGCGCGCAACGGGCGCCGCGTCGCCGTCGTCGGCTCCGGGCCCGCCGGGATTTCCTGCAGCGCCGAACTCGCCAAGCTCGGCTATGAGGTCACCCTGCTCGAAAAGCGCGAACTTGGTGGCGGCCTCAGTACGTACGGCATCATTGTGCTGCGCGAACCTATCGAGGTCGCGCTGCGTGAAGTTGAGTCCCTGCGCCATCTGGGTGTGGAAGTCCGCACGGGCAGCGAAATTACTTCGCGCGTGGACCTCGAAGCGCTCCTCGCGAGCTACGACGCGGTGTTCCTGGCGGTCGGCCTGGGGGCCGTGCCCGCCATGGGTATTCCCGGTGAAGAGTACATCGTGGACGGTCTGCAGTTCATCGAGGACGGCAAGCTCGACATCGACGCACTGCAGGTCGGCAGACAGGTCGCGGTGATCGGCGCGGGCAACACCGCCGTGGACGCCGCCACCATCGCGCGTCGCAAGGGCGCGCAGACCACCATGGTCTACCGGCGCGGCGAGAGCGAAATGACCGCTTATCAGCACGAGTTCCTCTTCGCCCTGCGCGAAGGCATCCGGTACGAGTTCTTCACGCAGCCCATCGGCGTTGAAGTGCAGGGTGGGCAGGTCACCGGCCTCAAGTGCATCCGGGTGGAGCTCGGCGAAGTCGATGCCAGCGGCCGGCCTGCGCCAGTCCTGGTGGCAGGAAGCGAGTTCGTGCTGCCCTGCGATCAGGTCATCAAGGCCATCGGGCAGGAAAAGCCCAGCCTCGCGCAGACGCTGGGCCTCGACACGGAAAAAGGCTACATCAAGGTCGGCGATGACCTGCGCACCAGCATCGCGCGCGTGTACGCCGGTGGTGACTGCGTGCGCGCCAAGGGCACTGCCAGTACCGTCATGGCCGTCGAGGACGGCAAGATCGCCGCGAGAAGCATTCACGCCGCGCTGCAAGACCAAACACTACAAGACCAGATACTGCAGGACCAGGCTGCGCACGCCCAAACCATCACCATTGCCCCGGAGGCGCCCCATGGCTGA
- the preA gene encoding NAD-dependent dihydropyrimidine dehydrogenase subunit PreA, giving the protein MADLSIDFAGIRSPNPFWLASAPPSNSGYQVQKAFEAGWGGAVWKTIGAPVLNISNRYGGLSVYGQRLVGLNNMELISDRPLEVNLREIAEVKRNFPDRAVVVSAMVESDPRAWADIVRRIEDTGADGIELNYGCPHGMSERGMGSAVGQVPEYCEQITRWVTEVARIPVIVKLTPNITDITHPARAGVAGGAQALSLINTINSIINVNLDTFELTPSVGGYGSHGGYAGPAVKPIALNMLSEVARVAEVRARGLPISGMGGIQTWRDAAEFLLLGATSLQVCTAVMHYGFRIIEDLTDGLSNWLDDKGFASVHDVIGLSLPKVGAFGDFDLAYSAVARINPDKCIQCNLCYVACNDTAHQCIDLVSPEGIRVDPGYDPRVNGRQVADSRPTPSVREEDCVGCALCYNVCPVDGCIEMVSVPSGRESVTWKQLSATQPQVTQDWDAMEAYRKQVGIDIH; this is encoded by the coding sequence ATGGCTGACCTGAGCATCGACTTTGCCGGTATCCGCTCGCCCAACCCCTTCTGGCTCGCGAGTGCGCCGCCCAGCAACAGCGGCTACCAGGTGCAGAAGGCCTTTGAAGCCGGCTGGGGCGGCGCGGTGTGGAAAACCATCGGCGCGCCCGTGCTGAACATCAGCAACCGCTACGGCGGCCTGAGCGTCTACGGGCAGCGCCTGGTCGGCCTGAACAACATGGAGCTGATCTCCGACCGGCCGCTGGAGGTGAATTTGCGCGAAATCGCCGAGGTGAAGCGCAACTTCCCGGACCGTGCGGTGGTCGTGTCCGCCATGGTGGAAAGCGACCCCAGAGCTTGGGCCGACATTGTGCGGCGCATCGAGGACACCGGCGCGGACGGCATCGAACTCAATTACGGCTGTCCGCACGGCATGAGCGAGCGGGGCATGGGCAGCGCCGTCGGTCAGGTTCCCGAATACTGCGAGCAGATCACCCGCTGGGTCACCGAGGTCGCGCGCATTCCGGTGATCGTGAAGCTCACCCCCAACATCACCGACATCACCCACCCTGCCCGCGCGGGCGTGGCCGGCGGAGCGCAGGCCCTCAGCCTGATCAACACCATCAACAGCATCATCAACGTCAACCTCGACACCTTCGAACTGACCCCCAGCGTGGGTGGCTACGGCAGTCATGGCGGCTACGCCGGCCCGGCCGTGAAGCCCATCGCGCTCAACATGCTCTCCGAGGTCGCCCGGGTGGCCGAGGTGCGCGCGCGCGGCCTGCCCATCAGCGGAATGGGCGGCATTCAGACCTGGCGCGACGCGGCCGAGTTTCTGCTGCTGGGTGCGACCAGCCTGCAGGTCTGCACCGCCGTCATGCACTACGGCTTTCGCATCATCGAGGACCTCACCGACGGCCTCAGCAACTGGCTCGACGACAAGGGCTTCGCGAGCGTGCACGACGTCATCGGCCTCAGCCTGCCCAAAGTCGGCGCCTTTGGAGACTTCGACCTGGCCTACTCGGCGGTGGCGCGCATCAACCCCGACAAGTGCATTCAGTGCAATCTCTGTTATGTGGCCTGCAACGACACCGCGCACCAGTGCATCGACCTCGTCAGCCCCGAGGGCATTCGCGTCGATCCCGGCTACGACCCGCGCGTGAACGGTCGTCAGGTGGCCGACTCCCGTCCCACCCCCAGCGTGCGTGAAGAAGACTGCGTGGGCTGCGCGCTGTGCTACAACGTCTGCCCGGTAGACGGCTGCATCGAGATGGTCAGCGTGCCCTCGGGCCGCGAGAGCGTGACCTGGAAGCAGCTCTCGGCTACCCAGCCGCAGGTCACGCAGGACTGGGACGCCATGGAAGCCTACCGCAAGCAGGTCGGCATCGACATACACTGA
- the hydA gene encoding dihydropyrimidinase produces MPLLIKNGEIVTADARYRADILAEGETITRIGVNLEAPAGAEVIDAAGKLVFPGFIDPHVHVYLPFMATFAKDTHATASRAALIGGTTTFIEMCCPSRNDDALEGYELWKSKAEGQSACDYTFHMSVTKFDENTEAQLRQIVADGITSFKVFLSYKNFFGVEDGELYQTLMLARELGVIVTAHCENAELVSRLQGQLLSEGKTGPEWHEKSRPEEVEAEGTNRFATFLETTGARGYVVHLSCEKALRMALAAKERGVDLTVESVIPHFLLDKTYAERPGVEGAKHVMSPPLRDKRNQKALWDALASGMIDTVGTDHCPFDVAQKELGRDNFTQIPNGIPAIEDRVNLLYTYGVSRGRLDIHRFVDAASTKAAKLFGLFPRKGTIAVGSDADLVVFDPTYRGTISAATHHVNNDYSGFEGFEIDGRPVVVTVRGQVAVRDGQFVGDPARGQLLRRTPTGVRAPAPAEPVA; encoded by the coding sequence ATGCCCCTGCTGATCAAGAACGGTGAAATTGTCACGGCCGACGCCCGCTACCGGGCGGACATCCTCGCGGAAGGGGAGACCATCACCCGCATCGGCGTGAACCTGGAAGCGCCCGCAGGCGCCGAGGTGATCGACGCGGCGGGAAAACTGGTGTTTCCCGGCTTCATCGATCCGCACGTGCACGTCTACCTGCCCTTCATGGCGACCTTTGCCAAGGACACCCACGCGACCGCCAGCCGGGCGGCCCTGATCGGCGGTACCACCACCTTTATTGAGATGTGCTGCCCTTCGCGCAACGACGACGCCCTGGAGGGCTACGAGCTGTGGAAGTCCAAGGCAGAGGGGCAAAGTGCCTGCGACTACACCTTCCACATGTCCGTCACCAAGTTCGACGAGAACACCGAAGCGCAACTGCGCCAGATCGTCGCCGACGGTATCACGTCCTTCAAGGTCTTTTTGAGTTACAAGAACTTCTTCGGCGTCGAGGACGGCGAACTCTACCAGACCCTGATGCTCGCGCGTGAACTCGGGGTGATCGTCACGGCGCACTGCGAGAACGCCGAACTGGTGTCCCGCCTGCAGGGACAGCTGCTCTCGGAAGGCAAGACCGGCCCGGAGTGGCACGAGAAAAGCCGCCCGGAGGAAGTCGAGGCCGAAGGCACCAACCGCTTCGCGACCTTTCTGGAAACCACCGGCGCGAGGGGCTACGTGGTGCACCTGTCGTGCGAGAAGGCCCTCAGGATGGCGCTCGCCGCCAAGGAGCGCGGGGTGGACCTCACGGTCGAGAGCGTCATTCCGCACTTCCTGCTCGACAAGACCTACGCCGAGCGGCCCGGCGTCGAGGGTGCCAAGCACGTCATGAGCCCGCCGCTGCGCGACAAACGCAACCAGAAGGCCCTCTGGGACGCCCTGGCGAGCGGCATGATCGACACGGTCGGCACCGACCACTGCCCCTTTGATGTGGCCCAGAAGGAACTGGGTCGGGACAACTTCACCCAGATTCCCAACGGCATTCCCGCCATCGAGGACCGCGTGAACCTGCTCTACACCTACGGCGTGAGCCGCGGCAGGCTCGACATTCACCGCTTCGTGGACGCCGCGAGCACCAAAGCGGCCAAGCTTTTTGGCCTCTTTCCGCGCAAGGGCACCATCGCGGTGGGCAGTGACGCGGACCTGGTGGTATTTGACCCCACCTACCGCGGCACCATCAGCGCCGCCACGCATCACGTCAACAACGACTACAGCGGCTTCGAGGGCTTCGAGATCGACGGTCGCCCGGTGGTCGTGACGGTGCGCGGACAGGTGGCCGTGCGTGACGGGCAGTTTGTGGGTGACCCCGCGCGCGGGCAGCTGCTGCGCCGCACTCCCACGGGCGTCCGCGCGCCCGCACCCGCGGAGCCCGTGGCGTGA
- a CDS encoding ABC transporter ATP-binding protein, which produces MTLTAAQRGAPPGEAPGAISVRNLNMVFGAPGGDVIALQNANLEIGAGEFISLIGPSGCGKTTLLRLMADLTQPTSGEIRVNGLTPTRAREQRAYGYVFQAPALFEWRSVLNNVTLPLEVMDFPKNERKARAEQMLRLVGLQNFTRSYPWQLSGGMQQRVSIARALAFDPQILLMDEPFGALDEITRENLNMELLRLWRETGKTVVFVTHSISEAVFLSTRVVVMTSRPGKIEGVVDIDLPQPRGAEVRELPRFFELATQVRELLRRGHGFDLHE; this is translated from the coding sequence GTGACCCTCACCGCCGCGCAGCGCGGAGCGCCTCCCGGCGAGGCGCCGGGCGCCATCAGCGTGCGCAACCTCAACATGGTGTTCGGCGCGCCCGGCGGGGACGTCATCGCGCTTCAGAACGCCAACCTGGAGATCGGTGCGGGCGAATTCATCAGCCTGATCGGTCCTTCGGGCTGCGGCAAGACCACCCTGCTGCGTCTGATGGCCGACCTCACGCAGCCCACGAGCGGCGAAATCCGCGTGAACGGCCTCACGCCCACCCGGGCGCGCGAGCAGCGCGCCTACGGCTACGTCTTTCAGGCGCCGGCGCTCTTCGAGTGGCGCAGCGTCCTCAACAACGTCACGCTGCCCCTCGAGGTGATGGACTTTCCCAAAAACGAACGCAAGGCGCGCGCCGAGCAGATGCTGCGGCTGGTCGGGCTGCAGAACTTCACCCGCTCGTACCCCTGGCAGCTCTCGGGAGGCATGCAGCAGCGGGTGTCCATCGCACGCGCCCTGGCGTTTGATCCGCAGATCCTCCTGATGGACGAGCCCTTCGGCGCCCTCGACGAGATCACCCGTGAGAACCTCAACATGGAACTGCTGCGCCTGTGGCGCGAAACCGGCAAGACGGTCGTGTTCGTCACCCATAGCATCAGCGAGGCGGTGTTTCTCTCGACCCGCGTGGTCGTCATGACCTCGCGACCCGGCAAGATCGAGGGCGTCGTCGACATCGACCTGCCGCAACCGCGCGGGGCGGAGGTGCGCGAGCTGCCACGCTTCTTCGAACTCGCCACGCAGGTGCGCGAGCTGCTGCGCAGAGGGCACGGTTTTGACCTGCATGAGTGA